The DNA window TGGGCTCAGCCGGTTTCTGCTTGCCCTGCTTGGTCTTCCGACGTTGTTCCTGTTTTATCTGCTTGGCTTTCTTGTCGTCCACCAGGCCCTGTTTCAGTAGTTGTTCCTGAAGCGAAAGCGCCATTATTTACCCAGCCCCTGATCGTCGAATGAGCCTATGAAGTAGCCCCATTATCCAGACCCGTACGTTGGCCGCAATCAATTCACCGTTTCATCCAGCCAACAGCTTTTCCAAACCTCCTGAACCTGTAAGGAAATATACCTAGACGGCAGCGCTCGTTTCTTAACAGACAGACAGCAGGCGTTCGTTTCCCCAGCCGAAACCGGGTAGGAAAGCGATACAATATAGATAGCGCCCTCATAAATAAAAGGCTCAATTCAGTCGCTTAAGATCGACGGCGACTCTGGTTGAGAATGCTGGGGAAATAACGGGTAATAAACTTGCGTTACTGACCTAGTGCAGCAGACCGCCCGCTAGCAATAAAACGCTACAATTCCCCGTACCACGGGCCTTTACGGGGATCCGTCGGTTCGACTACAGTTACCTCACTTGGCCGGAAAAACTCTTGTCAAGTCTTCACAGCTGACGGTTGTCCAACCGTGGCGATGGTTGCACAGGCGGGCTCGTGCTTTGGGTTATAGCTCAAAAGAGCAGAGTCTTATCTTCTTACTCAGGCGTGGCACGAACTCCAGTATCGGATGGCTCGTGCAGTGTTTTATCGGAGGTTTTTATGCGTTTGAGTGATATTTATCTTCAGTTTCGTCGTCAGCGCACCGTGGCCAACGTTCAGGTTAAAGAACAGGTAGCCGCCCCCCGTCAAACTTTGACGTTGGAAGCGATGACCCGCCCGGCGCAAACAAAAAGTCTGAAGGCAGCGTTGCGTCAGCGTTAAGCTTGACCGATAAACGTCAACTCTTAACGTTGAGTACAGCCCTTCAATATTGAGGCCGGCCGCACACCGGCCTCTTTTAGTTTTTGTCTACCTCGTTCGCCCCTTTCAGTTTGCCGCCTCTTTGGTTAAGTTGGGAAATCGTAGTCAAGTTGGAGCATTGAGCGCCGCCGCGCCAGGCTGCCTTCAGCTTCTGACCGACCGATTACCACAGCCGCCCCGCTGTCACCGTCAACGAGGTCTAGCCCATGAAAGCATTCTTCCATCCCTCCCAGGATCTGCACATTCCCCGCAGCTACCTGTCCCGGGGACAGATGCGCGCGCCCCAGGAGATCCCGGAACGCACGGGCCACATTCTCAAAGGCCTCGAACAGGTCGACTGCCCGGTCGAGCAGCCTGCTGATTTCGGCATGGCCGCGATTTCAAAGGTACACGACCTCGGCTATCTGACGTTTCTGGAGTCGGCCCATCGCCGCTGGAAAGCCGCGCCCGAAGACTGGGGCGACGAGGTCATGTCGAACATTTACGTGCGCTCGTCAAACCCGCGTCGCGGCTTGTTGGCAGAAGCCGCCTACTACTTGGCCGACGGCAGCTGTCCCGTGGGCAAAGATACCTGGGAGGCGGCCTATTGGTCCGCCCAGAGCGCGTTGGCGGCGACAGACCGGATCCTGAAAGGCGACATGAATGCCTATGCCGTATGTCGGCCACCGGGGCATCACGCCCGTCGGGACGCGGCGGGTGGTTTCTGTTACCTCAACAACGCGGCTATTGCCGCCGAGGCTCTGCGGGAGAACTTCGGGCGGGTTGCGATCCTCGATACCGACATGCACCACGGCCAGGGTATCCAGGAAATTTTCTACAAGCGCAGCGATGTGCTCTATGTTTCGATCCATGGCGATCCGACCAATTTCTACCCGGTCGTGGCCGGGTTCGAGGATGAGCGCGGTGCGGGCGACGGTAAGGGGTACAACGTCAACCTGCCCATGGCCCACGGCTCCAGCGAAGAGGTCTTTTTCGACCGACTCACTGAGGCGCTGACCATCCTGCGGTTGTACCAACCAGATGTGGTTATCCTCACCCTGGGTTATGACATCTACAAGGATGACCCCCAGGCCAAGGTCGCAGTGACCTCTGCGGGCTTCAGAAGGCTTGCCGAACAGGTCGGCGGGCTGGGGTTGCCAACGCTGGTGGTGCAGGAGGGCGGCTACGACCTGGAATCACTGGGTGAGAACACCCGCCAGTTTTTCACCGGGCTGGGCATTTAAACGACTCGTTGTCGCCCGGGCTCTGGCTCACTCACGAACCAGTACCCGGGCATTTTCCTCAGGCGCCTCTCGGGACTGCCTGGGCTTCAACAAATTCCATTAACCCTTCCGCGCCGCCTTCGCGACCAATACCCGACGCTTTCATGCCCCCAAACGGCGCCTGGGGTGCCGGTCCCGTGCCGGTGTTCCAGCCAACATGACCGAAGCGCAGGGCGCCTATCACGCGCTGCGCCAGCGCATCATCAGCGGTGAACACATACGCGGCGAGGCCGTATTCGGTATTGTTGCCGGCGCGGACTGCGTCGTCCTCTGTCTCAAACAACGCCATGGGCACCAGCGGCCCGAAGGTTTCCTTCTGCCAGCATTCCATATCGTCCCGCACATCGGTGACGACGGTGGGCGGATAGAACAGGTTACGGCTGGAATCCAACTCATCCGGATGGGTACCGGCCAACTGGCGTGCGCCTTTTTCAAGCGCGTCTTTGACGTGGCTGCGCACCTTGTCGAAACCGTCCGCGTTGATTAGCGGCCCGATATCGACGTTCTCATCCATGCCATCCCCTACCCGCAGCTTCTCAACGCGACTGACCACTTTCTCGGCGAAAGCATCGGCGACGTCTTTTTGCACCAGGATGCGGTTGGCACAGACACAGGTTTGTCCACTACCCCGGAACTTGTTGGCGATCAGGTTATCGGCGGCGGCATCCAGATCGGCGTCCGCGAAGACGATAAAGGGCGCATTACCGCCCAGTTCCAGACCCAGCTTCTTCACCTGGGGTATGGTTTTCTCGATCAGCTTCTGGCCGATTTCGGTCGAGCCAGTAAAACTCAGCATGGGCACATCGGGATGCGCACAGAGCGTGTCGCCGATGACCCCGGCGCTACCCATGACCAGATTGACCATGCCTTTGGGCAGATCCAGGCGCTCATGAATCAGCGAAAACAGCGCAATCATAGTCAGCGGCGTGGCGCTGGCCGGCTTGATCACGCAGGGGCAGCCCGCCGCCAGGGCCGCGGAGAGTTTCTTGGCGATCATGCCGATGGGGAAGTTCCAGGGCGTGATCAGCCCTACCACGCCAATCGGGCGGTGATAGACGGTCCAGGTACAGTCCTTGGGACGTTCATCGAGGGTATGGGGCTCCAGCTGGTCCAGATTCTTGGCGCAGTGGTCGAAGAACCCCGCGGCGTATTCAACTTCGGCCTGCGCTTCCTTCCAAGGCTTGCCATGTTCCAGGCTGAGAATGCGGCCGACTTCTTTTTTCTCAGCCATGAGCACGTCGCGGATCCCCTCAAGCCAGTGTCGACGCTGTTCCATCGTGTAGGGCCGGGTTAACTGCAACGCCTCTTTGCCCGCAGCCACGGCCTGATTGACCTCGTCAGCACCGAGGGACGGCACAGACGCCAGCTTCTCCCCCGTCGATGGATTGTGAATATCGAAGGTCTTGCCGGTCTCGGCAGGGGTCCACTGGCCGCCGATATAGCCACTGAGATGTTGGAGCAGGGGGGATTCAATCATGCCGGTTCCTCTTTAACTGGGTTCGGAGCGTAACACCTACGTCGGGTCACCGCGTGGGAAGGACCATGGCTCATCTTGGACATTTGCGGTGGCCCTTGTCCAGCGCTGGCACTGCCTTAACCTTAGGAGCCTCTGATTAACTCGTGGGTCGCCTCTGCGTTCGACTTTTTGAAAGGCAACCAGCCTTACTGCAAAGTCACGCCTTGATTGTGGGTAGCTTTGAAAGCCAGTGGCGATCCAAGAGTTAATCAGAGGCTCCCTTAACCGCAGCCGATTGACCGCTCGTTCGCGGCCTCGCCCGGCGCGCAAAGGCATAGTATGGTGAAGTAAAGGTATAGTGAACTGATCGACTTTTCCTCGGACGGGAGCCGCAGTGGACATGACTGAACTCTGCCAGGGGCGCCCCGGTTCAAGACGGGTATGGATCTGGCTAGGCTGCGTGCTGGCCGGCCTGCTTCTTTTTGCCCCGGCCAGCAGCGAGGATGGCTCTTCCAAGGCGCTGTTGCTGACGATCGACGGCAGTATTGGCCCGGCGACACTCGACTACCTCGAGCGCGGGCTCGGCCAGGCGGCAGCCGAAGACGCCAGCCTGGTCGTCATCCAGTTGGATACGCCGGGCGGCCTGGCTTCAAGCATGCGCAGCATGATCAAAGCGATTCTGGCCTCTCCTGTGCCCGTCGTAACCTGGGTAGCGCCTGCCGGCGCCCGGGCAGCCAGCGCCGGCACCTACCTGCTGTACGGCAGCCACGTTGCAGCAATGGCGCCGGCAACTCACCTGGGCTCAGCAACCCCGGTGCAAATGGGCGGTTTTCCCGGCGGTAGTGGAGATACCGACGAAGGTGAAACCGACAACGGCCCGGCTACCGGCCAGGGTAGCCGGGAGAATAACAGTGAGAGTAACAGTGAGAGCACGGGTGAGAATGCCGGAGAGAGTGCCGGAGAGAGTGCCGGAGAGAGTGCCGGAGAGAATGCCGAAGAGAGTGCAGGAGAAAGCGCCGGCAAGCGACGCGGTGGCAACGCCATGGAACGGAAGGTGCTCGAGGACGCAGTAGCCTATATCCGAAGCCTCGCCGAGCGTCATGATCGCAACGCGGACTGGGCAGAGCAGGCTGTGCGCGAGGCAGTGAATCTTTCAGCAAACGAGGCGGAAAGCCGGAATGTGGTTGATCTGGTTGCCGCCGATCTGGACGCCCTACTGCTGGCACTGGACGGTCGCACAGTGCAGATGGCCGACGGCGAGCGTACGCTTGAAACCTCGGCCCTGGCGATCCACCGGTTCGACTCCGACTGGCGAACCGACCTGCTTTCGGTCATAACCGACCCTAACGTCGCCTATTTCCTGATGATCATCGGCTTCTACGGGCTGATCTTCGAACTTGCGAGCCCGGGCGCTATGGTGCCCGGCGTGATAGGCGCCATCTGCCTCGTGCTAGCCCTGTTCGCGTTTCAGGTACTGACCGTAAATTATGCAGGACTCGCGCTGATCATACTGGGGCTGGCGTTTATCGTCGGCGAAACCTTGGTTCCAAGTTTCGGTGCGTTGGGCCTGGGCGGGATTGTCGCCTTTGTCGTAGGCTCCATCATTCTCATGGACGGCACCAACCAGGCAATATCTTGGCCGATTATCGGTGGCACGGCGGCCATTGCCGCTGGCTTCATGCTTTGGACAGTCACCCGCCTCATGGGGCTGCGCAGGCGGCCAGCCACAACAGGGCGAAGCCAGATGCTGGGCGCCCTGGCAAAGGTAACGGTGGACTTTCAGCAGCATCCCGGTGAATCTGATTATCGGGGCAAGGTCTTCCTGCATGGCGAGACGTGGCGGGCAACCAGCGGCTCAGCGATTTCTGAAGGCACTCAGGTACGGGTCATCGCTATCAGAGACCTTGAAGTGCGGGTGGAGCCAACCAGAGAATAAACCCGCTGCACACCAATGCTTGATTCGCATCTAACCGGTCAAACGACAAGGAGAGCCAGATGGGTACCTTTTTTCCGTACATTACGCCGCTCGTCTTACTGCTGCTGCTTATAGGCTGGTCGGTTCGGATCCTGCCGGAGTACCAGCGCGGCGTCGTGTTTTTTCTGGGTCGTTTCCAGGGCGTACGCGGCCCAGGCCTGATCTTCATCGTACCCGGCATTCAGCAACTGACCCGGGTCGATCTCCGGGTGATAACCCTTGATGTGCCGAGCCAGGACGTTATCTCTCGTGACAACGTCACGGTTAAAGTCAATGCCGTGCTTTACTACCGCGTGGTGGATCCGGAGAAGGCCATTATCCAGGTTGAGGATTTCGGTGCCGCCACCAGCCAACTGGCCCAGACCACGTTACGTTCGGTGCTGGGGAAGCACGATCTGGACGAGATGTTGTCGGAGCGGGATAAACTCAACAATGACATCCAGGAAATTATCGACTCCCAGACCGAGCCCTGGGGCGTTAAAGTCGCTAACGTCGAAATCAAGCATGTTGACCTGAACGAGTCCATGATCCGCGCTATCGCCCGCCAGGCTGAGGCAGAACGGGAGCGGCGCGCCAAAGTCATTCATGCGGAAGGGGAACTGCAGGCTTCGGAAAAACTGGTGCAGGCCGCGGACGTGATGGGCCGAAACTCGGCCGCGTTACAGTTGCGCTACCTGCAGACAATGGCCGACATGAGCGCGAAAAACTCCTCCACCATCGTGTTCCCGCTGCCGCTGGATATCATGGACGTCTTCAAGACGATCAAGGGACAGGTAAACCAACCCCCGTCACCAGGGCCAGCGCCCCAGCCGAACGAACCGGTACCCAAGGGCAGCCCTGACTAATCGCCGGCCGGGGCCCGCCCGCCGGGTGCCGGATCCGCAGACCCCATGGTGAAGCCCGGACGATCAACACTGGTCACGCGGTTTCGTCCGTCCGCTTTGCTCTGGTACATCCGGCGATCGGCGACACTGAACAGCGCCCGTAAGTCATCTCCGTCCCGGCCAAGCTGGGCGATACCTGCGCTGAAAGTAATCTGAAGGTCCTGGTCGAGCACACGGCAGGGCGTCTCAGCCAGAACGCGCTGGAGTTCATGCACGACAAATTCGACCTGTCCCAACGTACAGTTGGGCACCATGATGCCAAACTCTTCGCCACCGATCCTACAGATAAGATCGGTCGCGCGCAGGCGTTCGGCCAGCAAAGTGGCTACGTGCTGCAACACCTGGTCGCCGGCTTCGTGACCGTAGGAATCATTGATCGACTTGAAGTGGTCGAGGTCTATCAATACGAGGCACAGAGGGTACTTCTCGCGTTGAGCCTTTCGCTGCTCCCAGCCAAACACATCGGTGAAGCGCATGCGGTTGGCCAGCCCCGTCAGGCCGTCGGTGGTGGCCAGTTTGCGCAGACGCGCCTCAGAACGTTCGCGAGAGACTTCGTAGACGTGGGAGAATATCAGCACGGTCAGCACGCAAATGGCCATGTTCGCCAACTCTAGCGGATTCACCAGGGACGGGTTGCCCTGAAAGCGCCAGATATAGACGCCACCGGCGAGAAAGATCGCGATCAGAGAGAAGGCCAGGCCCATGAAACGGCCGACGAGCAGATGGGTTACCAGCGGGATCAGGAGCACCCAGATGAACACGGACGGCGTGGCATCAGGATGAGCAAAAATGAGCAGGAAGCCACCAAAGATCGCAGAGATGTAGGTAAGGCTCCAGGACGCCAGGTCCCGCGTGTTGCGTATCAGGCAGAGCAGCGCCAGCGAAAAAGCCGCCATGCCTAGCTCAATCAGCGCCAGCGCCACGACACCCTGGTAGAAATTCAGTGCGCTGAACAGAGAGGCGCCTATGAAGGTAATCAGCAGCATGACGCTGAAGATCACCCTACGGTAAGTCATATCGGCGGTGGCTCTGTCCATGGGACGCGGACTGTTCATCGCTCGCCGCCGTTTGAACCGGTATTATCCACTGCATTAGCGAGGGTCATTAAACACAACTCGGGCAAGTCAAATTTGATCGATTAGTATACACAAAGACAAAAATATGTCTGTGAACTGGACATGACACGGCCTTTAGGAGCACTCATGCACTATCTCCACACCATGGTACGGGTCGCTGACCTCGATGCTTCACTCCATTTCTACTGCGAGCTGCTGGGCTTGCGCGAAGTGAGCCGAAAGGACAGCGAGAAAGGCCGCTTTACACTGGTCTTTCTCGCAGCGCCGGATGATCTGCAGCGCGCCCGTGAAGAAAAAGCGCCTATGGTCGAGCTTACCCACAACTGGGACCCGGAAACCTATTCGGGAGGTCGCAACTTCGGACATCTGGCCTATCGCGTGGACAACATCTACGAAGCCTGCCAGAGGCTTCAGGAAGGCGGGGTTACCATCAATAGACCGCCTCGGGATGGCCATATGGCCTTTGTCCGATCCCCGGACGGAATCTCCATTGAACTGCTTCAAGCGGGTGACGCACTCGCCCCTAAAGAGCCATGGGCGAGCATGGAGAATAATGGCAATTGGTAGTTTCTGCAAACAGAATTCTATTCTCTGCCCCGGCGCTGCTGTCCAGGTGCCCTACTGGCCAACCCTGCAGGGGGCGCTACCGGTATTCGCACAGATGGCTTATATCTCTACGTTAGGGACGCAACCAGGCAGATGGCTACGGACACCTTAAAGAAAGTCTGCGGTTTTTTCCTGATAAGCCTTGGCTTCGCCGGCCTGCACGCCGACGAAGCTCCTGTTCCGGAACATAGCGAGAACTGGCAAGCTGTTATTCGGGAAGCACCCTACTGGTCGAGCCAGGGCGTGTTCGCCAACATGCTCTCCGTTCGCCGATGGGTTCTGTTCAGCTCGGGCTATTGCACCCAGCAGGAGCGCCATCTCCTGTTTGATCGGCGCGGCCGCTTCATAGCCTACGTCAGCGACCAGGAGTTCCGCCGCGACACTCAACGCAAACTGAACAGTGCACGCGCCGAAATGGCCCGGACCGGCCACGTGGAAACCTGGGTCCCCGGTGGCGAAAATGTCCGCGGTTACCCGTTCGCCCTGGCCTGCACTCAGCCCCACGTTGACATGGAGGCTGCTCTGGAGCGGTATTTCGGCGAAGCCGAAGAAGGCCGGATCTGGGGAAGTTGGGACACCTTGAAGATCGGCACCAGAGAACAACCGCTGTCGCTCCACAGCGCGCTTCAGGCCGTTTACCAACAGCGAACCGATGAAGGGCGACTCGACTTGCCAGCCGCGATTCTGGAGGACATCGCCGGGCAGCTACTGATCGAGAGCGGCGGCCAGGCGCGAGCGCACTCAACGGCCAACGCGCGGGGCATACTCCAGCTTTCGCCATCCGTACTGGACGACTGCCAGATACCTGCCGAACTCCACTGGCACCGGCTGGCCCAGATGGATTGCGCCTTGCGGCTGACCGAGAAAAATTACCGCAACCTCAGGCCGGCCTTCGAGCAGCGGTTTGGTCATCTGGTGCCCTTGAAACAAGAGACGCTGTTTCGCCTGCTGCTTACCCAGGCCTATCACGGCGGCACAGCCCGGGTGCTGCGCCTGCTGGATGACACAAGCGACCAGGGCGCCGCCGCTCGCTACTTCGCCGCCGAGCATGAACGCTTCAGTGCGGGCGACATCGCGTTTGGCATGCTGTTTCACAACCTGGACCGGGATCTGATCGGGTTCTCATCCTTGTACTATGGCGCCGATGTCCGACTGGCGGCGGAAAGCATAGAGGCCCGGCTTCCAAGCTCAGCCAGCCCGGCGGAATAAAAAAATCCGGAGCTACGCGAATAGCCCCGGATTACTTTATCCTGCTTCAGCCCCTGATCTGTCTCACTCTACCCCGCGTCACAGCTGCCGGGCACGAGTAAGGCAGTCAGGGTCGGTTTATCAGGCCTTCGCGGTCTTGCCGCTTTTGCCGTCGCTCTTCTGGGCCGTGGGCTTGTTACCGGTCTCTTTCTCCTGTGTACCGTGCCAGTTGACCTTGTCTTTGTCGTAGGCGATGCCATCGAACGGAAAGTCATCAACCGTCAGCATATCCAGCACTTCGGCCTCGAATGTCGCCATGAAGTCGGCATCGTCGGCGTTGATGATGTCCGCTTCCCGCGCGGCGATAACGCGCTTTTCCGGGTGCAGGGCATCAGCTGGGAGTTGCCCCTTGGCGTAGGCCTTGTTGACCGTGTGATAGAGCTTCTCGGCCCGGGGATAATCCTTGAGCAGGGCATTGTAGCGTGCCAGAGGGTTGTTCTTCTGGCCCGGCTCGGCGGTATTCCAGGTGTTTTCGGTCAGCTTGGTGCGCAAGGGGGTGTCGGTACTGATGGCGCGGGCGATTTCGTGCGTGAGCACATCTGCCGGGCGCTTCCAGTGACGCCCCGTAGGCATGACGGACAGACGCAGGGCCCAGGCCAGCGGGCGATTGGGCAGGTTGGCGAGGAACTCCTGAAGGGCTTCTTCTGCCCTGTTAAGCAGCAGGGTCATACTGTACTGGAACAGCGCTGTTTCACCCATTGCCGCGCGGCTTTCCTGCCACTGCTTGAGCACCATCGACCCCATATAGAGGTTGGACAGTACATCACCCAGACGTGCAGACAGCAGCTCCCGCTTCTTCAGATCAGAACCTACGCTGGCCATGGCCGCGTCCGCACAGAGACCAAACGCCGCGCTGAAGCGCGT is part of the Hydrocarboniclastica marina genome and encodes:
- a CDS encoding histone deacetylase family protein, whose translation is MKAFFHPSQDLHIPRSYLSRGQMRAPQEIPERTGHILKGLEQVDCPVEQPADFGMAAISKVHDLGYLTFLESAHRRWKAAPEDWGDEVMSNIYVRSSNPRRGLLAEAAYYLADGSCPVGKDTWEAAYWSAQSALAATDRILKGDMNAYAVCRPPGHHARRDAAGGFCYLNNAAIAAEALRENFGRVAILDTDMHHGQGIQEIFYKRSDVLYVSIHGDPTNFYPVVAGFEDERGAGDGKGYNVNLPMAHGSSEEVFFDRLTEALTILRLYQPDVVILTLGYDIYKDDPQAKVAVTSAGFRRLAEQVGGLGLPTLVVQEGGYDLESLGENTRQFFTGLGI
- a CDS encoding NAD-dependent succinate-semialdehyde dehydrogenase, which translates into the protein MIESPLLQHLSGYIGGQWTPAETGKTFDIHNPSTGEKLASVPSLGADEVNQAVAAGKEALQLTRPYTMEQRRHWLEGIRDVLMAEKKEVGRILSLEHGKPWKEAQAEVEYAAGFFDHCAKNLDQLEPHTLDERPKDCTWTVYHRPIGVVGLITPWNFPIGMIAKKLSAALAAGCPCVIKPASATPLTMIALFSLIHERLDLPKGMVNLVMGSAGVIGDTLCAHPDVPMLSFTGSTEIGQKLIEKTIPQVKKLGLELGGNAPFIVFADADLDAAADNLIANKFRGSGQTCVCANRILVQKDVADAFAEKVVSRVEKLRVGDGMDENVDIGPLINADGFDKVRSHVKDALEKGARQLAGTHPDELDSSRNLFYPPTVVTDVRDDMECWQKETFGPLVPMALFETEDDAVRAGNNTEYGLAAYVFTADDALAQRVIGALRFGHVGWNTGTGPAPQAPFGGMKASGIGREGGAEGLMEFVEAQAVPRGA
- a CDS encoding NfeD family protein translates to MTELCQGRPGSRRVWIWLGCVLAGLLLFAPASSEDGSSKALLLTIDGSIGPATLDYLERGLGQAAAEDASLVVIQLDTPGGLASSMRSMIKAILASPVPVVTWVAPAGARAASAGTYLLYGSHVAAMAPATHLGSATPVQMGGFPGGSGDTDEGETDNGPATGQGSRENNSESNSESTGENAGESAGESAGESAGENAEESAGESAGKRRGGNAMERKVLEDAVAYIRSLAERHDRNADWAEQAVREAVNLSANEAESRNVVDLVAADLDALLLALDGRTVQMADGERTLETSALAIHRFDSDWRTDLLSVITDPNVAYFLMIIGFYGLIFELASPGAMVPGVIGAICLVLALFAFQVLTVNYAGLALIILGLAFIVGETLVPSFGALGLGGIVAFVVGSIILMDGTNQAISWPIIGGTAAIAAGFMLWTVTRLMGLRRRPATTGRSQMLGALAKVTVDFQQHPGESDYRGKVFLHGETWRATSGSAISEGTQVRVIAIRDLEVRVEPTRE
- a CDS encoding slipin family protein, producing MGTFFPYITPLVLLLLLIGWSVRILPEYQRGVVFFLGRFQGVRGPGLIFIVPGIQQLTRVDLRVITLDVPSQDVISRDNVTVKVNAVLYYRVVDPEKAIIQVEDFGAATSQLAQTTLRSVLGKHDLDEMLSERDKLNNDIQEIIDSQTEPWGVKVANVEIKHVDLNESMIRAIARQAEAERERRAKVIHAEGELQASEKLVQAADVMGRNSAALQLRYLQTMADMSAKNSSTIVFPLPLDIMDVFKTIKGQVNQPPSPGPAPQPNEPVPKGSPD
- a CDS encoding GGDEF domain-containing protein — its product is MNSPRPMDRATADMTYRRVIFSVMLLITFIGASLFSALNFYQGVVALALIELGMAAFSLALLCLIRNTRDLASWSLTYISAIFGGFLLIFAHPDATPSVFIWVLLIPLVTHLLVGRFMGLAFSLIAIFLAGGVYIWRFQGNPSLVNPLELANMAICVLTVLIFSHVYEVSRERSEARLRKLATTDGLTGLANRMRFTDVFGWEQRKAQREKYPLCLVLIDLDHFKSINDSYGHEAGDQVLQHVATLLAERLRATDLICRIGGEEFGIMVPNCTLGQVEFVVHELQRVLAETPCRVLDQDLQITFSAGIAQLGRDGDDLRALFSVADRRMYQSKADGRNRVTSVDRPGFTMGSADPAPGGRAPAGD
- a CDS encoding VOC family protein; translated protein: MHYLHTMVRVADLDASLHFYCELLGLREVSRKDSEKGRFTLVFLAAPDDLQRAREEKAPMVELTHNWDPETYSGGRNFGHLAYRVDNIYEACQRLQEGGVTINRPPRDGHMAFVRSPDGISIELLQAGDALAPKEPWASMENNGNW